A genomic segment from Conger conger chromosome 2, fConCon1.1, whole genome shotgun sequence encodes:
- the slc5a10 gene encoding sodium/mannose cotransporter SLC5A10: MAWWPIGASLFASSEGSGLFIGLAGTGAAGGIAVAGFEWNATYVLLALAWVFVPVYISSGIVTMPEYLGRRFGGERIRMYLSALSLLLSVFTKISTDLYSGALFIQVCLGWNLYLSTVLMLVVTALYTIAGGLAAVIYTDTLQTVIMITGAIILTITAFDKIGGYSNLERVYLKAIPTKIIPNTTCHLPRADAMHLFRDPVVGDLPWPGMTLGLTILATWYWCTDQVIVQRSLSAKNLSHAKGASILASYLKILPMIFIILPGMISRALYPDSVGCVDPEECVKVCGAEVGCSNIAFPTLVIDLMPSGLRGLMIAVMMAALMSSLTSIFNSSSTLFTMDIWKKYRRGASEKELLLVGRIVTVILVVISVVWIPILQSANSGQLFVYIQSVTSYLAPPVTAIFVLAVFWKRTNEAGAFWGLMVGLVVGLARMILEFVYPPPRCGVPDPRPDVLRRVHYLHFAIILCALTAMVVVVISLLTTPPLEEQVRSLTWWTLSQENVDREIPLQKVSSLSDHTQQRTEGADSQRRRKYIRSATFCSSRANSPMTPALNATHSTREDPFWSRFCCVNAIILMCVNIFLYAYFA, from the exons ATGGCGTGGTGGCCG attGGAGCCTCTCTGTTCGCCAGCAGTGAGGGCTCGGGCCTTTTCATTGGGCTGGCTGGCACAGGGGCAGCTGGGGGCATTGCCGTGGCAGGGTTCGAGTGGAAC GCAACCTATGTGCTGCTTGCTCTGGCCTGGGTTTTCGTTCCTGTGTACATCTCCTCTGGG ATTGTCACCATGCCGGAGTACTTGGGCAGGCGGTTTGGAGGGGAACGGATCCGCATGTACCTGTCAGCGCTGTCCCTCCTGCTGTCCGTCTTCACCAAGATCTCA ACAGACCTTTACTCTGGGGCACTGTTCATCCAAGTGTGCCTAGGCTGGAACCTCTACCTGTCCACAGTGCTGATGCTGGTGGTAACTGCACTCTACACCATTGCAG GTGGTCTGGCTGCGGTTATCTACACCGACACCCTGCAGACTGTCATCATGATCACTGGAGCGATTATCCTGACTATCACAG CTTTTGACAAAATTGGAGGCTACAGCAACCTGGAGAGGGTATACCTGAAGGCCATCCCAACAAAGATCATCCCCAACACCACATGCCACTTGCCCCGCGCTGATGCCATGCATCTCTTCCGTGACCCAGTGGTGGGAGACCTGCCCTGGCCTGGCATGACCTTGGGTCTCACCATCCTTGCAACATGGTATTGGTGCACTGACCAG GTGATTGTCCAAAGGTCCCTGTCGGCCAAGAACCTCAGCCATGCTAAGGGTGCCTCTATCTTGGCTAGCTATCTGAAGATACTCCCCATGATCTTCATCATCTTACCTGGAATGATCAGCAGAGCTCTATACCCAG ATTCAGTAGGATGCGTGGATCCTGAGGAGTGCGTAAAGGTGTGTGGTGCAGAAGTGGGCTGCTCCAACATTGCCTTCCCCACACTGGTCATTGATCTAATGCCCAGTG GCCTGCGTGGGCTGATGATTGCAGTGATGATGGCTGCCCTCATGTCTTCCCTGACCTCCATCTTTAACAGCAGCAGCACCCTCTTCACGATGGACATCTGGAAGAAGTATCGGCGAGGGGCCAGCGAGAAGGAGCTGCTGCTGGTGGGAAG GATTGTGACAGTGATCCTGGTGGTCATTAGCGTGGTCTGGATCCCAATCTTGCAGAGTGCCAACAGTGGCCAACTTTTCGTCTATATCCAGTCTGTCACCAGCTATCTGGCCCCACCCGTCACTGCCATCTTCGTGCTCGCAGTGTTCTGGAAGAGGACCAACGAGGCG GGAGCGTTCTGGGGTCTCATGGTAGGGCTGGTGGTGGGCCTCGCCCGTATGATCCTGGAGTTTGTGTATCCTCCGCCCCGCTGCGGTGTGCCGGACCCCCGGCCCGATGTGCTACGCAGAGTCCACTACCTCCATTTTGCCATCATCCTGTGTGCGCTGACCGCCATGGTGGTGGTGGTCATCAGCCTGCTCACCACTCCGCCCTTAGAGGAGCAG GTGCGATCCTTGACATGGTGGACGCTGAGCCAGGAGAATGTTGACCGTGAAATCCCTCTGCAGAAAGTGTCGTCTCTGAGTGATCACACACAGCAAAGGACGGAAG GTGCTGATTCGCAGCGGAGGAGGAAATATATACGGAGTGCGACATTCTGCAGTTCCCGGGCCAACAGCCCGATGACCCCTGCACTAAATGCCACCCACAGCACCAGAGAGGATCCCTTCTGGTCCCGGTTCTGCTGCGTTAATGCCATCATCCTCATGTGTGTCAACATCTTCCTCTATGCATACTTTGCATAA
- the LOC133121900 gene encoding GRB2-related adapter protein-like isoform X2 produces MEALAIYTFRATESDELSFQKGDILKITNMEDDPNWYTAELMGRRGFVPKNYINVRPHMWFAGRISRNVAEGRLRQRECGAFLVRESESAPGEFSMSVSYGDHVQHFKILKDRAGQYYVWDEAFSSLNQLVDFYKTNSIAKERTIFLRDRDQSQGRARHAQALFDFNPQHISQLRFVRGDVVDLLDCSDSQCWKGRCHGRVGYFPPEYVQPLYH; encoded by the exons ATGGAGGCTCTGGCTATCTACACTTTCCGAGCCACGGAGAGCGATGAGCTCAGCTTCCAGAAGGGAGACATACTGAAG ATTACAAACATGGAAGATGACCCAAACTGGTACACAGCTGAGCTTATGGGCAGGAGGGGCTTTGTGCCCAAGAATTACATCAATGTAAGACCTCACAT GTGGTTTGCTGGCCGGATCTCCAGAAACGTGGCTGAGGGTCGGTTACGGCAGAGGGAGTGCGGGGCTTTCCTGgtcagggagagtgagagtgcgcCTGGAGAGTTCTCCATGTCTGTCAG TTATGGGGACCACGTGCAGCACTTTAAGATTCTGAAGGACAGAGCCGGACAGTACTATGTGTGGGACGAGGCCTTCAGCTCCCTCAACCAGCTGGTGGACTTCTACAAGACCAACAGCATTGCCAAGGAGCGAACAATCTTCCTGAGAGACAGGGATCAATCGCAGGGG AGAGCCCGCCATGCCCAGGCCCTCTTCGACTTCAACCCTCAGCACATCTCCCAGCTGCGCTTCGTGCGTGGCGACGTCGTCGACCTGCTGGACTGCTCCGACTCGCAGTGCTGGAAGGGCCGTTGCCACGGCCGCGTGGGCTACTTCCCTCCGGAGTACGTCCAGCCCCTCTACCACTGA
- the fam83gb gene encoding protein FAM83G yields MAFSQIQCLDDNHVNWRMNESKPEFFYSEDQRLALEALIQEGRDAFDKFIQTRKVREFLSELELEKLLRTAEEYNPGSEHTKGEGLIDGEDGAVSLQYWPERSDTSIPDLDMGWPDSASYRGVTRVTVYTQPPMEGHTHIKEVVRKTIAQAQKVIAVAMDMFTDVDIFRDLLDASFKRRVAVYIIVEASGVPHFLSMCERAGMHRGHLKNMRVRCSSGAEFYTRSSKKVHGSMSQKFMFVDGDRAVSGSYSFTWTASRLDRNLITVLTGHVVDTFDKQFRELYLMSRGVNLSKINFEDEPEPEPIPQPPPKPPVSAAVARKMINPKYALVTSNIAETSSKASSEKNSVKNTNPMGKVMRPQKQKVEPPPLHPGLCDLEKAYLIHYLPTWPEPDPSSDVIGFINIRDSKKPVQVHLMRSERFETSQAIRFKGPFVPPKEEPLPEKASPRKQPGNFPCDPPDTQTVQHTQPHPQKTQEVPKQSPQPLDQKEKAQNNQGNEVVAPPPVPKPRTVQLVISNTDCKDGPNVTLVKKPCMESTTPPTPQVTNPDPTSDSIEQTDSPDNASIPVPELCEPPAEDAGEGGMDEDDLGLEMKPIERETDSNEANSTEAAHGHSPRANSNGSTPSEEYFECDEADTSESRLALMANGGTSGSGRFEDHKHVDGLNVMARFSQSMLDLRPEDQLQLQREKFGRQRQLPNIHMPFGNGRQLDQTSSRSPASIIRNNWESQGRTAPKVVIAKPGSFHRPRKAAGFVIGGHKYWQGKLMNQDKLPARHSSPNRLQHASRPGHSPIRHGSPHRTPATHAQDVSQSPFGISFAKLSQVKHLKGRISGNPLLKKAHK; encoded by the exons ATGGCTTTTTCTCAAATCCAGTGCTTGGATGACAACCATGTAAACTGGCGAATGAACGAGTCTAAACCTGAGTTTTTCTACAGCGAAGACCAAAGACTGGCCCTGGAGGCTCTCATTCAGGAAGGTCGAGATGCTTTCGACAAATTCATCCAGACACGTAAAGTTCGGGAATTTCtatcagaactggagttggagAAGTTGTTGAGAACCGCGGAGGAATACAATCCGGGATCCGAACATACGAAAGGAGAAGGACTCATAGATGGGGAGGACGGAGCAGTGTCCCTACAGTATTGGCCGGAGCGTTCAGACACCTCGATTCCGGATCTAGACATGGGATGGCCAGACTCCGCATCCTACAGAGGGGTGACACGGgtcactgtgtacacacaacCGCCAATGGAGGGACATACCCATATCAAGGAGGTGGTTAGGAAAACAATCGCTCAGGCGCAAAAG GTTATTGCAGTGGCCATGGATATGTTTACGGACGTGGACATATTCAGAGACCTGCTAGATGCCAGTTTCAAGAGACGGGTGGCTGTGTACATCATCGTGGAAGCCAGTGGAGTGCCACACTTTCTTAGCATGTGTGAGAGGGCTGGAATGCACAGGGGACACCTGAAG AACATGAGGGTGCGGTGCTCCAGTGGAGCAGAGTTCTATACACGGTCATCAAAGAAAGTCCATGGGTCCATGAGTCAGAAGTTCATGTTTGTGGATGGAGACCGAGCTGTGTCCGGgtcgtacag CTTCACCTGGACTGCCTCAAGGTTGGACAGAAACCTAATCACAGTGCTAACAGGCCATGTTGTGGACACCTTCGACAAACAGTTTCGCGAACTGTACCTGATGTCCAGGGGTGTGAACCTTAGCAAGATCAATTTTGAGGATGAGCCAGAGCCCGAGCCCATTCCACAGCCCCCACCTAAACCTCCCGTTTCCGCTGCTGTGGCTCGTAAGATGATCAACCCCAAATATGCTCTGGTCACCAGCAATATCGCTGAGACCAGTAGTAAGGCATCCTCGGAAAAGAACAGTGTTAAAAATACCAACCCGATGGGAAAAGTCATGCGGCCCCAAAAACAGAAGGTGGAGCCCCCTCCACTTCATCCAGGACTTTGCGACCTGGAAAAGGCTTACTTAATTCACTACCTTCCTACCTGGCCTGAACCTGACCCGTCCAGTGACGTCATTGGCTTCATCAATATCCGTGACTCAAAAAAACCAGTGCAAGTACACCTGATGCGCTCCGAGAGGTTTGAAACCTCACAGGCGATCCGATTCAAGGGTCCCTTTGTTCCTCCCAAGGAGGAGCCCCTGCCTGAGAAGGCCAGCCCCAGAAAGCAACCTGGAAATTTCCCATGTGACCCCCCGGACACCCAGACAGTGcagcacacacagccccacccccAAAAGACCCAGGAAGTGCCAAAGCAGAGCCCACAACCTTTGGACCAAAAGGAAAAGGCACAAAACAATCAGGGAAATGAGGTCGTAGCACCCCCACCAGTCCCCAAGCCCAGAACTGTTCAGCTGGTCATCAGTAACACTGACTGTAAAGACGGCCCCAATGTCACCCTTGTGAAGAAGCCCTGCATGGAATCTACAACACCCCCAACTCCACAAGTCACAAATCCTGATCCTACCTCAGACTCAATTGAGCAAACAGATTCCCCTGACAATGCTTCTATCCCAGTCCCAGAGTTATGTGAGCCCCCGGCAGAAGATGCAGGGGAAGGAGGCATGGATGAGGATGATCTGGGATTGGAAATGAAACCTATTGAAAGGGAGACTGACAGCAACGAGGCCAACAGCACGGAGGCAGCCCACGGACATTCCCCCAGGGCCAACTCCAACGGCTCCACACCATCAGAGGAATACTTTGAATGCGATGAAGCAGACACTTCGGAATCCAGGCTCGCACTCATGGCAAATGGAGGGACTAGTGGTTCAGGGCGTTTTGAGGATcacaaacatgttgatggaCTGAATGTCATGGCCAGATTTTCCCAGTCCATGCTGGACTTGCGGCCAGAGGACCAGTTGCAGCTGCAACGGGAGAAGTTTGGCCGCCAGCGACAACTGCCAAATATTCACATGCCTTTTGGCAATGGAAGGCAG CTGGATCAGACCTCATCCAGATCTCCAGCCAGCATCATTCGTAACAACTGGGAAAGCCAGGGACGGACAGCACCTAAAGTTGTCATCGCCAAGCCTGGAAGCTTCCATCGGCCCAGAAAGGCTGCAGGGTTTGTGATAGGAGGGCACAAGTACTGGCAAGGCAAGCTGATGAACCAGGATAAACTGCCCGCCAGGCATAGCTCCCCAAACAGACTGCAGCATGCATCTCGGCCCGGCCATTCCCCTATCCGCCACGGCTCTCCCCACAGGACACCAGCCACCCATGCTCAGGACGTCAGCCAGAGTCCCTTTGGCATCTCTTTTGCCAAGTTGTcccaggtcaaacacctgaaaGGGAGGATCTCAGGGAACCCcttgctgaagaaggcacataaATGA
- the LOC133121900 gene encoding GRB2-related adapter protein-like isoform X1 codes for MEALAIYTFRATESDELSFQKGDILKITNMEDDPNWYTAELMGRRGFVPKNYINVRPHMWFAGRISRNVAEGRLRQRECGAFLVRESESAPGEFSMSVRSYGDHVQHFKILKDRAGQYYVWDEAFSSLNQLVDFYKTNSIAKERTIFLRDRDQSQGRARHAQALFDFNPQHISQLRFVRGDVVDLLDCSDSQCWKGRCHGRVGYFPPEYVQPLYH; via the exons ATGGAGGCTCTGGCTATCTACACTTTCCGAGCCACGGAGAGCGATGAGCTCAGCTTCCAGAAGGGAGACATACTGAAG ATTACAAACATGGAAGATGACCCAAACTGGTACACAGCTGAGCTTATGGGCAGGAGGGGCTTTGTGCCCAAGAATTACATCAATGTAAGACCTCACAT GTGGTTTGCTGGCCGGATCTCCAGAAACGTGGCTGAGGGTCGGTTACGGCAGAGGGAGTGCGGGGCTTTCCTGgtcagggagagtgagagtgcgcCTGGAGAGTTCTCCATGTCTGTCAG AAGTTATGGGGACCACGTGCAGCACTTTAAGATTCTGAAGGACAGAGCCGGACAGTACTATGTGTGGGACGAGGCCTTCAGCTCCCTCAACCAGCTGGTGGACTTCTACAAGACCAACAGCATTGCCAAGGAGCGAACAATCTTCCTGAGAGACAGGGATCAATCGCAGGGG AGAGCCCGCCATGCCCAGGCCCTCTTCGACTTCAACCCTCAGCACATCTCCCAGCTGCGCTTCGTGCGTGGCGACGTCGTCGACCTGCTGGACTGCTCCGACTCGCAGTGCTGGAAGGGCCGTTGCCACGGCCGCGTGGGCTACTTCCCTCCGGAGTACGTCCAGCCCCTCTACCACTGA